The Oncorhynchus masou masou isolate Uvic2021 chromosome 25, UVic_Omas_1.1, whole genome shotgun sequence DNA window ATCTCAGGAAGCTGGTTGTTTTGATACCAAAACATCTGTTCTTTTTGTTGCTGTTGAGATAATGTCATTACAATCTGCACACCAGGATGTTTGCTGCTACTGCATAGTGGCTAATTATTCACTGCCTGGCTGTGTTCTTTGTTGGCATGTTATTCTTTTAAACCACACAATTTAATTTGTGACCACATCCTATGACTACCTCACTTGTTGCACCAGTGTGGCATGACGCCCCCATCTTGCACAACTATGTTCTGCTAAATGGTCAGGGAGCATATGGGGACTGTGGGCGGTTGGATGGGGTCTGCGCATGTGAGACCACGAGTGTGACTGACACATTCCTTTGGACGACTTTAACCACTGCTGCTACACACGCTTGAGGAGGCGGCTGCTTTTGGCTTTGAGTGAACTGGAATGGTGCTTGATCTGAATGGACTGCTTCCTCTGAACTGAACCAATCACCTGGCCTGCGGTATTGTAACTGGATCACAGTGGATTCCTGATGCTCGTTCTCCTTCCAGCTTAAATCGGTGATTAGGCGCACCAAGGAGACCTCCAACGTACACCCCATGTACCGAGAGGGTCACCCCCGAAGGGGGCGGGTGGGCCCCATAATTGTCAACAAGAGCAGCTCCCAGGACCGCCTCATAGAGGAGCTGCAGGGGAAGCTGGGGATTGGTCGATTGGCTGACCGCCGGCGTAAGCAGCCGGACGATTGGCTCACTGAGGGTATCATCGTCATGTCCAAGCCACAGCGCTTCCGTGGCGACGGGGCAGCAAACGAGGTGGACAAGGTTGGCCTGGATACGATCACAACAGGCTCCCACTATCCCAGATACTATTGCACATTTCTCATAAATTTTTACTCAAATTTTACTTCACTTTCAGTTCTTTACCTTTcattttgtctttctctctggttgtccctgtctcttctcctcagATCATTATTCCCCCAGAGTCCCCTCTACCTCAGAGGGTCATTTAcccaccccagtctcccccagcgcCTTGTCACACACTAGAAAAACCCAGTAGACCCCCACCTATGCAGCGGACCCCTGCTCCTCTACCTCCTACGCCTCCCCCctgcccccctcctccaccccaggAACCCATCCCTCCCCCACCTATGAAGCAGACCCCTGCCCCTCCTACGCCTCCCCCctgcccccctcctccaccccaggAACCCATCCCCCCCACctgccccctcctccaccccaggAAACCATCCCTCCCCCACCTATGAAGCAGACTCCTGCTCCTCTACCTCCCCCGCCTCCGCTTGTACAACCTCCATCCCCACCTGTCCCAGTATGGCAGGCTCCTGCCCCCAAGCCAGCACCCTCTCCACCAGTGCAGcctgcaccaccaccacctccccccAAAGTCCTGGTGTCCGTTGGCTGTCAAACCGAATACGACCCAATCTTACCTCCAATGCAGGCATGGCTCTCTCTACATTTTCTATTTCTATAACAGAAcgccttctctctttctcactggcttcagtttccttcattaaaaccactgtttaattatttgtacaGATGTATTTTTATGAGATAATGCCCAGTGCTCTGGTGTCCATCCTATCCTCTCATCCTCCATCTTTTGACAGATGGCCCAGGGGAAAGGTGGCCCTGGAGGCCCCACAACGCAGGTCaacaagctggacaacatgctcgGCAGCCTGCAGTCTGACCTCCATAAACTGGGTGTGCAGACCGTTGCCAAGGGAGTGTGTGGGGCCTGCTGTAAACCAATCGTGGGACAGGTAAGGGGCTTGGGTGGGCCTGAGATTAGGCTTTGGTGGGCTTTCTAAGATCATGGTCTCGCATGACATTTAATTGCTGAGCTTTGTTGGCATGGTTATTTTACATAAACTGTTGATTTGTGTGTCCAGGTGGTGACTGCCATGGGGCGCACATGGCACCCAGAGCACTTTGTGTGTACCCACTGTCAGGAGGAGATAGGATCCAGAAACTTCTTTGAGCGTGACGGAGCGCCCTACTGCGAGAAGGACTACCACAACCTGTTCTCCCCACGCTGCCACTACTGCAACGGACCTATTCTGGATGTAAGTTAACACCATATACGACAAACATAACTATTACAACTAAGGCAGTGGACAGATAGTGTAGCAATAGCAGCTAGCAGTGAGTTACTGTTCCAATGTTCATGTTTACAGAAAGTTGTGACTGCGTTGGACAGGACATGGCATCCTGAGCACTTCTTCTGTGCTCAGTGTGGATCATTCTTTGGCCCAGAGGGTGAGTTTGACCCATTCTTGGAGCTCACTTGTAATGACCAGTTTTATAGTGAGGTGCAGAACTCATGATCTGTGTCTCCTGAAGGCTTCCATGAGAAGGATGGGAAGGCGTACTGTAGGAAGGACTACTTTGACATGTTTGCGCCTAAATGTGGTGGCTGTGCCCGAGCCATCCTGGAGAACTACATCTCTGCACTGAACTCCCTTTGGCATCCAGAGTGCTTTGTCTGCAGGGTCTGTATTCTGCCTGATTTCCTTTACATAAGGGCAttcatgttgttattagtccagGCTCGTGTACTTACTCATTACTCACTGTTTGTGTATGCAGGAGTGCTTCACCCCATTTGTGAACGGGAGTTTCTTTGAGCATGATGGGCAGCCCTACTGTGAGGTTCACTACCACGAGCGCCGCGGGTCCCTCTGCTCTGGCTGCCAGAAGCCCATCACGGGCCGCTGCATCACAGCCATGGCCAAGAAGTTCCACCCTGAGCACTTTGTCTGTGCCTTCTGCCTCAAGCAGCTCAACAAGGGCACCTTCAAGGAGCAGAATGACAAGCCCTACTGCCAGGGCTGCTTTGTGAAACTCTTCAGTTAAGGAGTAGATTGTCTATGCCTGgagatttgtttgtgtgtgtatgggggaagTGTCTGTGTAGCTCAGGTAGTGTGTGTGCGAATCAGATTGAGTTTGTTTGAGTGCCTTTTCTgtactctggtgtgtgtgtgcggagtTCCAGCATTCTTCTAGCAGCCACTGAAGTGTTATGGACATCCATATCAGGTCTAGGCCTGTCTGCTCTCTCTGATGCTCAGACTATCGTATGATTTCAAGCCCAAATAGTTTTGCTTTTGCAAGGAATATACGTACATGGACTAGAGTTTGAGGTTGCTGCTCACTGGTTGAGTGTGCCTTCTGAAACCATTTGAAAGGTGTCATGTTAGAGGGAGCAGTTGACCTGTTGTGTTTTTTTAatcatttgtatttgtttttttcaaCTGCTCAAGCAAATGCCTTGGTGATATTTCTTTATCTTTTTCTGTCTGAGTAACTGAGAACAGATGGTTAAAATTGTCATTGTAGCATTGACTGGAAATAGGGTGTGGGTCAGTCATTATTTTAGTACTTGTGACGCAGACAGTTGCGTCATCAGACCCCTTCAGCCTTGTGACGCACAATCATTAAAACCCCCAAAGAAGCATTTGTTGCCTTTGACAAACATACTAATGCTGACATGTTACACTTTTGATTGTATGTATTTGAACGTTTCTATAAAATGTATGTGAGATTAATTTACAATATATTTGACTCCCTTTTAATGTTTGGAAAAATAGGAGTTTCATAATACAACAGATGGGTAATATTGTAACTTTGTCACCGCCAATGCCTACCCAGTCCTTTTTAGAGCTTAAACCTTAGCTGGACTGGTTTAGGAGTTGTCTTCTGTTCAGAAAGGGCTCATGCAGTATAAAAGAGCATGCCATGATCAACATTAGAATGTATTCTGCATATAGGAGACAGTTACATTTTACTGTGAGAATATTGTGTACATTGTATACAAAGTGCTGGTCAGTTAATATTTTTCATAACCACTCGTTAAGAGAAATCCCCTAAGACATTTCATAGCAGAGATACTTTTAAACGTTTATCCTTAAAGTTACTGTGCATTGTATTCCACTTTTTAATTATATAAATAGTGCACAAGGTGAAGCCCTGATGTAAGTACACACTGCTTAAATGCCAACAATACTGTATGCAACTGTAAACATTGTATGGTGAACTCAACAACCCCTTGATTCTATCCAAGTTACACTTTCAAGGAATATGCCTATTTTTGTGCCAATATATCAATGCAATGTGTTTTACACTGGGGAGACCAGCAAGGAAGCCTACTGTTTATAGACTGTGATTCCTGGACTCTCTCTTCAGAGCTCTGTCAGTGAGTCTACTGGATAATATGTTGATATTGGTCTGAGTGTAACTCTCTAAAGCTATGGAGGAAATGGCTTATTTAGAGAAGCATCTGAGTTGCATCTACTGTACACCAGCTGGGTTTGTGGGCTTGTAGTTTTATCATGTAATGGTTGCATTACATCATTTTATTGGACCTGAATCTTGTTCAGGGATTTACACCCAGagcatttctgtttttatttagaAAATCATTTAGCCAATTGTCTACACATAATTATTGTAGAAGGCTATTATTTAATCAAAGCAAATGTTTTTTTCTCCTTTCATTTTTGAATGTCACAGTACTGAATACTGATCCAACTCATTTCATATAGGCTATACTGAAATAAAATCTGTTTTTGGTACCAAAGTGTGTCTTTGTGATCATGTTTACCTTTCAAGACCCTGTAGCAACTGCTATAGTAATAAATGCTGATCATGTCGTGAATGCATAACACATTTTATGCATGATGTGATTATTACATTATGCGTCTTTTTATAATGGTGTAATAAAGTCAACCAATAATGTAACACTCTAAAACCACTTTCTTTAATGGCATGCCTATTTAAAGGCGTCGGCATGCCTCGGTTCGGCTGGCGCTTAGCGAACTGAACGAGTTTGCTTGTTTAAAAGACCTTCGTTTGGGAAAAACTAGAAAAATAATCTACAATCGTACCATTTGTCCACTTTGAGATTCTGTAGCCAGCAGTCTGAATGCCTCAATAGTCTAAATGTATCTAAGAACTCAAATCGGTCATTAACTTTGACGTTTTTGCCAAGGGGACAATAGTCGCGCAATTTTACATTAcaatgtttggtgcagtatttctcaaaaaaaaaaaacacaattgaaggatccctactgttgaccaatcaccgacgaagggCGCAGGCTTTCAGTTTGCCTCGAGGGGAAAAATGTCGTGTGCACAATCAGCCCTCCCCAAAAACAGTGCCGAAAACAAACTAACTTCGTTATATCACAAACAGTTTCGGATGGGAAGTGTGTGGACGCTTTGAAATGTCACACTTGAACTATTTGCGTCCATTGCCACAACAGACTTCGTGGGGGGGATACTATTGCAAATATCCAGTGTAGTCTGAGGAAAATAAACTACATTTGAAGACCCACCTTGCAGTCATGTGATTAGCCAAATTCTAATCACACAAATATTCAACAGGAGTTTCACTCCTTATAACAGGCCAATTTGCCTTAGAACCAgacactttaaaaaatatatttttattgtaTTATTCATAATACAAAAGTCAACTTACATTGCTACATCAaacatgtcttaacaaaacaaAAGACAGGTATTAACAAGAAAATACTCAAACATACAAAAAATAtcaataaaataatacaaaaaatttATGTTAGTACAATTGTATTCACTCTGAAAAAATCTTGTGATTCAGGAAAATGTTATCTGCGTTTTCTGTGAAATGTAAATTGAATGTACATTTTTGTCAGTATTTTGGGAAAACCTTGCAAAATACTTATTTGCCATTATGAACACTGCCTATGTTTTTGACATGAAAGATATGTTACTATTGCAATGATAACAAGACCACTGAAATGattgtacattttttaaattcttgTTGCCAAATAGTTCATACACAAACAAAAAATCCATAATTCTATGCCAAAATgacattaaaacatttttttatttaactattttattaaaacattaaccctagtgaataacaacaagaATAACATTTCCCGAGATGGAACCAGACTAGTGTAGCCCCGCCCGCAACGACTGATGTATCCACAACAACATCACCCCTATGACCGCCAGAGAAGTATGGTTAAAGATGATCCAATATATTGACAAGATGGTCAAGTGACCACTCTAACAAACTgggaactagacaaaacctccaggggaccatgaagCAATGTCCAAAACACTTTAGGTGACCATTTTGTGACGCTCAGGGGATGTCCTAACGTCTAATTTTTGTTTGCAGGATTATATGAACAACAAAAATTGCATGCCCAggcacacactctctcactccctaATTTAGACAGACTGACTGAATCACTGATTGACTGGGGTTGTGGGTCTTACTGCTAAAATCAGGTTTAGAGCTAGGATTCAGGAACGTGGTTTGGTGTGTAGTCAGCTATTACTGAAGCATGACACTTGATATGCATGGGAAAAAAAGTGAATATTATATTTGTTTAAGTTACACTATTCCAGGGAAAAAAATATCAATTTCAGAATGTAATAATCAATACAATGTAACCATTATTACATTATGTGCAAAAGCGTTATGTTATCcgtttagcaaatgtattacattATTGCCAATTTATTTCATTATCAGAATTTATTACATTATAAATGTAAAAGTTATTACTTATTAGTAGCTATTACTAAtaaagtggcacagcggtctaaggcactgcatctcagtgctaaaggtgtcactacagaccctggtttcgaaaccaggctgtatcacaaccggacgtgattgggagtcccatagggtggtgcacaattggcccagcgtcatccgggttagggtttggccggcgtaggccgtcactgtaaatagtcatttatttttaactgacttgccctaaAATTACATTATCAGTTGCTACTGATATTTTTGCCTTTTTATAATATCTGGGTGATTCTGCAATTTCGGGCACTTTGGCCCTGCAAGCTTTCAGAAAAGAAAACATATTGAAACACCATTTTACCAGTATTATAATTGTCTTTGATTTGTCTAGAAATAACATCTGATAATGCCTGCGATCGTACTATTCAGAAATGTATATATTATCAGACAGACGGAGACAAATGTACTTTCCATCACGCCATT harbors:
- the pxnb gene encoding paxillin yields the protein MDDLDALLADLESTTSHISKRPVFLSEETPYSFPTGGNSYQDVSVPPPVPPPPSAEALNGSVIDSLHSSQQSLGSAPKSSWSRDSSSPPRSHIEEDHVYSFPNKQKSADPSAGAMSSALGSNLSELDRLLLELNAVQQNSPSFPTTEETAPPLPSCSITNYVQQNGGPPDIMVSPPVQEKPKQNGTRVVEDGRPTVESLLDELEGSVPNPSPSVLHSELDSPSQQQARISASCATRELDELMASLSDFKMAQGKGGPGGPTTQVNKLDNMLGSLQSDLHKLGVQTVAKGVCGACCKPIVGQVVTAMGRTWHPEHFVCTHCQEEIGSRNFFERDGAPYCEKDYHNLFSPRCHYCNGPILDKVVTALDRTWHPEHFFCAQCGSFFGPEGFHEKDGKAYCRKDYFDMFAPKCGGCARAILENYISALNSLWHPECFVCRECFTPFVNGSFFEHDGQPYCEVHYHERRGSLCSGCQKPITGRCITAMAKKFHPEHFVCAFCLKQLNKGTFKEQNDKPYCQGCFVKLFS